A genomic segment from Nicotiana sylvestris chromosome 1, ASM39365v2, whole genome shotgun sequence encodes:
- the LOC104249823 gene encoding protein BASIC PENTACYSTEINE4-like, giving the protein MDDGGRRESRRHRMDCSKGGHAPWNVVPPYQMKDQEAFIMNTKIRMLFAERDAAVEERDRAVIEKNTVLTERDLAIQQRDTAIAERDTAIKERDNAIAALHFQESTMNGTLGCRTRGTKRPNQTKNHCDNSTDSVCINRDVPLTDAFPISAISSEVAKALQVKRTKGNKGMSRKSAKSPRKTKKVSEDLNRHLTTDGSKAEWDAQDLGSINQIKFDESSMPIPVCTCTGIPRQCYKWGSGGWQSSCCTTYLSEYPLPQLPNKRHARIGGRKMSGSVFSRLLTRLAAVGHDLSMPIDLKTYWAKHGTNRYITIK; this is encoded by the exons ATGGACGATGGGGGCCGACGAGAAAGTAGGAGACACAGAATGGATTGCTCCAAAGGAGGTCATGCGCCG TGGAACGTGGTACCTCCTTATCAGATGAAGGACCAAGAGGCTTTCATCATGAATACGAAAATCAGAATGCTCTTCGCTGAACGAGACGCTGCTGTTGAAGAACGGGATAGAGCAGTGATTGAAAAGAATACAGTATTAACAGAGCGAGATTTGGCAATCCAGCAGCGAGATACAGCAATTGCTGAGCGAGATACTGCCATAAAAGAAAGGGACAATGCAATTGCTGCCCTCCACTTTCAGGAAAGCACCATGAATGGAACATTGGGTTGTAGGACACGCGGAACAAAGCGCCCTAATCAAACTAAAAATCATTGCGACAATAGCACTGATTCTGTTTGTATCAATAGGGATGTGCCCTTAACTGATGCTTTTCCTATATCGGCCATTTCATCTGAAGTTGCCAAGGCACTCCAAGTAAAGCGAACAAAGGGAAACAAAGGCATGTCAAGGAAGTCAGCGAAATCGCCAAGGAAGACAAAGAAAGTGAGTGAAGATTTGAATCGGCATCTTACAACAGATGGATCTAAAGCTGAATGGGATGCTCAGGATCTTGGGTCAATAAACCAGATCAAGTTTGACGAATCTTCCATGCCAATACCTGTTTGCACGTGTACCGGAATACCAAGGCAGTGTTACAAATGGGGAAGTGGGGGTTGGCAGTCATCTTGCTGCACTACATATCTGTCAGAGTATCCACTACCGCAATTGCCAAACAAGCGCCATGCTCGTATTGGTGGTAGGAAAATGAGTGGAAGCGTATTTAGCAGATTGCTTACAAGGCTTGCAGCAGTTGGCCATGATCTGTCTATGCCAATTGATCTCAAGACTTATTGGGCCAAACATGGTACGAATCGCTACATTACCATCAAGTGA
- the LOC104249822 gene encoding bZIP transcription factor 29, with protein MGGDNEEGNSDMVQRLQSSFGTSSSSLPKKHQSLLSMNQLDIPQLTSTSQFRGQMRQFSPNFSVENSTNKRVGIPPSHPQMPPISPYSQIPVTRPVNQQMGMQNFTSPGPPHSRSLSQPSFFSLDSLPPLSPSPYRESSSTSMSDPISADVSMGDQDGNSHSLLPPSPFTRCNSSRAGESLPPRKAHRRSNSDIPFGFSAMMQSSPPLVPLRSPGSLERSVPSREKPIQLVKREAMWDKGNDSNAEGMGERKSEGEVVDDLFSAYMNLDNIDALNSSGTDDKLGNENREDLDSRASGTKTNGGDSSDNEATSSVNDSGSSMQRLGISSSVEKKEGIKRSAVGDIAPTTRHYRSVSMDSFMGKLNFVDDSPKLPPSPGPRPGQLSPTSSLDANSNSFSLEFGNGEFSGAELKKIMANEKLAEIALTDPKRAKRILANRQSAARSKERKMRYIAELEHKVQTLQTEATTLSAQLTLLQRDSAGLTSQNHELKFRLQAMEQQAQLRDALNEALTAEVQRLKLATTEISADPAKFQQLSLNPQMFQLQQQQSTQLNMHQLQQQQQQQQQQQSSQPPQHAQQQLNSSTPSKNESK; from the exons ATGGGTGGTGACAATGAGGAAGGAAATAGTGATATGGTGCAAAGACTTCAATCATCATTTGGTACATCATCTTCTTCACTCCCTAAAAAACATCAATCTTTATTATCAATGAACCAATTGGACATACCTCAATTGACTAGTACTtcccaatttcgtggtcaaatgaGGCAATTTTCACCCAACTTTAGTGTTGAAAATAGTACTAATAAGAGAGTAGGCATACCGCCTTCTCACCCACAAATGCCCCCTATTTCACCTTACTCTCAGATCCCTGTGACAAGGCCTGTGAATCAGCAAATGGGAATGCAGAATTTTACTAGTCCAGGGCCACCGCATTCGCGATCTTTATCACAACCGTCGTTTTTCTCATTGGATTCTTTGCCACCCTTGAGCCCTTCACCGTATAGGGAATCCTCGTCGACGTCCATGTCTGACCCTATATCAGCTGATGTGTCAATGGGTGATCAGGATGGCAATTCACATTCTTTATTGCCCCCCTCGCCTTTCACGAGGTGTAATTCGTCGAGGGCAGGAGAGAGTCTTCCTCCTCGTAAGGCTCATAGGCGGTCAAATAGTGATATCCCATTTGGCTTTTCTGCAATGATGCAGTCCTCACCACCTCTTGTTCCGTTAAGGAGCCCTGGTTCTCTTGAAAGGTCAGTTCCTTCAAGGGAAAAACCAATTCAGTTGGTTAAACGGGAAGCTATGTGGGATAAAGGAAATGATAGCAATGCTGAAGGGATGGGTGAGAGGAAATCTGAAGGAGAAGTTGTGGATGACCTGTTTTCCGCGTATATGAACTTGGACAACATTGATGCATTAAACTCTTCTGGGACTGATGACAAGCTGGGTAATGAGAACCGTGAAGATTTAGATAGTAGAGCGAGTGGTACAAAGACGAATGGTGGTGATAGCAGTGATAATGAAGCTACAAGCAGTGTGAATGACAGTGGCAGCAGTATGCAGAGGTTAGGGATATCTTCTTCTGTTGAGAAGAAGGAAGGGATCAAAAGGAGTGCTGTGGGAGATATCGCTCCGACCACAAGGCACTACAGGAGTGTTTCAATGGATAGTTTCATGGGGAAGTTAAACTTTGTTGATGATTCACCAAAATTGCCTCCGTCTCCTGGACCACGCCCAGGCCAACTCTCACCGACCAGTTCGCTTGATGCAAATTCAAACAGCTtcagtttggaatttggaaatggTGAATTTAGTGGAGCTGAATtgaagaaaattatggcaaatgAGAAACTTGCAGAGATAGCCTTAACAGATCCAAAGCGGGCCAAAAG GATTTTAGCCAACCGTCAATCTGCTGCTCGTTCAAAAGAGCGCAAGATGAGATACATTGCGGAGTTAGAACACAAGGTGCAAACACTGCAGACTGAAGCAACCACATTGTCTGCTCAACTGACACTGTTGCAG AGAGATTCTGCTGGGCTAACGAGCCAAAACCACGAACTAAAGTTTCGTTTGCAAGCCATGGAACAGCAAGCTCAACTCCGTGATG CGCTAAATGAAGCATTAACTGCTGAAGTACAACGGTTGAAGCTTGCAACCACTGAGATAAGTGCAGACCCGGCCAAGTTTCAGCAGCTTTCTCTCAATCCTCAGATGTTCCAGTTGCAGCAACAGCAGTCAACTCAGCTAAACATGCATCAGttgcagcagcagcaacaacaacaacaacaacaacaatcatcTCAGCCTCCACAACATGCACAGCAGCAACTTAACAGCTCTACACCTTCAAAGAATGAATCGAAGTAG
- the LOC138877870 gene encoding uncharacterized protein, giving the protein MMHKYYFEVLDQTLRDIFRFKDTFNADKPFGALENVHTPEFLNSIKCSGILHHYITLKVGVPMMLLRNIDQSSGLCNGTRLIITKLENQVIEAKVLYGNMAGQKVFTPRMTLMPSDARIHFKFQLRQFPIVVYFSMTINKNQGQSLSHMGLFLKKPVFTHGQLYVALSRVMSRKGLKILVYDDDGQIMNEARNVVYKEIFHNLV; this is encoded by the exons ATGATGCATAAATACTATTTTGAAGTTCTTGATCAAACTCTTAGAGATATTTTTAGATTTAAAGATACATTCAATGCCGATAAACCTTTTGGAG ctttggaGAACGTACATACACCCGAATTCCTAAACAGTATTAAATGTTCTGGAATTCTACATCACTATATTACTTTGAAGGTTGGTGTTCCTATGATGTTGCTGAGAAATATAGACCAGTCATCAGGATTGTGTAATGGCACGAGGTTGATCATCACAAAACTTGAAAATCAGGTTATTGAAGCCAAGGTTTTATATGGTAATATGGCTGGACAAAAAGTGTTTACCCCGAGAATGACGTTGATGCCATCAGATGCaagaatacattttaagttccaGCTAAGACAATTTCCAATTGTTGTATATTTTTCCATGacaattaataaaaatcaagGCCAGTCATTGTCTCATATGGGATTATTTTTGAAGAAGCCAGTATTTACTCATGGACAACTGTATGTTGCTCTTTCACGCGTGATGAGTAGAAAAGGATTGAAGATTTTAGTTTATGATGATGATGGCCAAATAATGAATGAAGCTAGAAATGTGGTGTATAAAGAAATTTTCCATAATTTAGTTTGA